The following proteins are co-located in the Micromonospora viridifaciens genome:
- the murD gene encoding UDP-N-acetylmuramoyl-L-alanine--D-glutamate ligase: protein MRLSDLRGRHVAVWGAGREGRAAVIAIAAHGPAGLVAVDDSANFLSLPWEGPVAAAAPLVTGEEGFARLAAADVVVRSPGVPSTHPWMVELRRRAVPVTQGSALWMADHGDRTVGVTGSKGKSTTSSLISHLLTAMDRPNVFGGNIGVPLLDLPEAPLYVLELSSYQCADLADSPRVAVVTALFPEHLDAHGGEREYYRDKLNLIAHGPHTVVVNGADPRLALELGDRAAVRAGLPDATHVASGPDGTPWFHLRDTPLFPRGVLPLVGRHNESNLCVALAVLDALGVDVVGRKDSLAVAVAGFQGLAHRLTEIPDPSGITFVDDTLATSPYAAMHAIDAYEGRPLTVIVGGTDRGLDYTPLRDHLAEREITVIGIPDSGPRIVEALAGLSGVRTELAEDLVAAVGLSRKLTPAGGVVLLSPAAPSYGRFRNFEHRSEVFAQAVADTVR, encoded by the coding sequence GTGCGCCTGTCTGATCTGCGCGGACGTCACGTCGCTGTCTGGGGTGCCGGCCGGGAGGGTCGGGCTGCGGTGATCGCGATCGCCGCGCACGGCCCGGCCGGCCTGGTCGCCGTCGACGACAGCGCGAACTTCCTCAGCCTGCCCTGGGAGGGGCCGGTCGCCGCCGCAGCGCCGCTGGTGACCGGGGAGGAGGGTTTCGCCCGGCTGGCCGCCGCCGACGTGGTGGTCCGGTCGCCGGGGGTGCCGAGCACCCACCCGTGGATGGTCGAGCTGCGCCGCCGGGCGGTGCCGGTCACCCAGGGCAGCGCGCTCTGGATGGCCGACCACGGGGACCGTACGGTGGGGGTGACCGGCAGCAAGGGCAAGAGCACCACGTCCAGCCTGATCAGCCACCTGCTCACCGCGATGGACCGGCCGAACGTCTTCGGCGGCAACATCGGCGTGCCGCTGCTCGACCTGCCCGAGGCGCCGTTGTACGTGCTGGAGCTGTCCAGCTACCAGTGCGCCGACCTGGCCGATTCGCCCCGGGTGGCGGTGGTCACCGCCCTCTTCCCGGAGCACCTCGACGCGCACGGCGGCGAGCGGGAGTACTACCGGGACAAGCTCAACCTGATCGCGCACGGCCCGCACACGGTGGTGGTCAACGGCGCCGATCCCCGGCTCGCCCTGGAGTTGGGGGATCGGGCCGCGGTGCGGGCGGGCCTGCCGGACGCCACCCACGTCGCCTCCGGCCCGGACGGCACCCCCTGGTTCCACCTGCGGGACACGCCGCTCTTTCCGCGCGGGGTGCTGCCCCTCGTGGGCCGGCACAACGAGAGCAACCTCTGCGTGGCGCTCGCCGTGCTGGACGCGCTCGGCGTCGACGTGGTGGGCCGCAAGGACAGCCTGGCCGTGGCGGTCGCCGGGTTCCAGGGGCTGGCCCACCGGCTCACCGAGATCCCCGACCCGTCGGGTATCACCTTCGTCGACGACACCCTGGCCACCAGCCCGTACGCGGCGATGCACGCGATCGACGCGTACGAGGGTCGGCCGCTGACGGTGATCGTCGGTGGCACCGACCGGGGCCTGGACTACACCCCGCTGCGCGACCATCTGGCCGAGCGGGAGATCACCGTGATCGGGATTCCGGACAGCGGCCCGCGGATCGTCGAGGCGCTCGCCGGGCTGTCCGGGGTGCGGACCGAGCTCGCCGAGGACCTGGTCGCCGCGGTGGGGCTGTCCCGCAAGCTCACCCCGGCCGGCGGGGTGGTGCTGCTCTCCCCGGCCGCGCCCAGCTACGGCCGGTTCCGCAACTTCGAGCACCGCTCGGAGGTCTTCGCGCAGGCGGTCGCCGACACCGTCCGCTGA
- a CDS encoding LysR family transcriptional regulator, translating to MFDLHRLRLLRELKHRGTLAAVASALSYAPSSVSQQLSQLEAEVGVRLLEPVGRRVRLTEQAEILVAHTEAVLERLERAEAEIAASLTELTGTLRIASFQTAALVLVPTALGLLRDQHPHLRVHVTQMEPEKALPALHARDFDLVLAEEYPGNPNLRPAELEQADLLDDPLHLALPESADAPDTHGPMAALRSLADHPWVMEPEGTSARHWAMTLCRTAGFEPDVRFETTDLLLHLRLVEQGHAAAFLPDLVWSGQPPTVALRQLPRGQRTRRVFTVVRRGRSQHPAVQACRDALRQAVTLRSQPT from the coding sequence CTACTGCGCGAGCTCAAGCACCGCGGCACACTGGCTGCGGTCGCCAGCGCCCTGTCCTACGCCCCCTCCTCCGTCTCCCAGCAGCTCTCCCAGTTGGAAGCGGAGGTCGGCGTCCGGCTGCTGGAACCGGTCGGCCGGCGGGTGCGGCTGACCGAGCAGGCCGAGATCCTCGTCGCCCATACCGAAGCGGTTCTCGAACGCCTGGAGCGCGCGGAGGCGGAGATCGCCGCCTCCCTGACCGAGCTGACCGGCACACTGCGCATCGCCTCGTTCCAGACCGCCGCCCTGGTCCTGGTCCCGACCGCACTCGGCCTGCTGCGCGACCAACACCCGCACCTGCGCGTCCACGTCACGCAGATGGAACCCGAAAAGGCCCTGCCCGCCCTGCACGCCCGCGACTTCGACCTGGTCCTGGCCGAGGAATACCCCGGTAACCCCAACCTGCGGCCCGCCGAGCTCGAACAGGCAGACCTGCTCGACGACCCCCTGCACCTCGCCCTGCCCGAATCAGCCGACGCCCCGGACACTCACGGCCCCATGGCAGCGCTGCGCTCCCTCGCCGACCACCCGTGGGTGATGGAACCCGAAGGCACAAGCGCGCGGCACTGGGCGATGACCCTGTGCCGCACCGCCGGCTTCGAACCGGACGTACGCTTCGAAACCACCGACCTCCTGCTCCACCTTCGCCTCGTCGAGCAGGGGCACGCCGCCGCTTTCCTACCCGACCTCGTCTGGAGCGGACAGCCCCCAACCGTCGCACTGCGGCAACTCCCCCGCGGCCAGCGCACCCGCCGCGTCTTCACCGTCGTACGCCGCGGCCGCAGCCAGCACCCCGCCGTCCAGGCGTGCCGGGACGCCCTCCGCCAGGCGGTCACCCTCCGCTCCCAGCCGACCTGA